The following nucleotide sequence is from Tenrec ecaudatus isolate mTenEca1 chromosome X, mTenEca1.hap1, whole genome shotgun sequence.
CCCAGACGCTAGGCTGAGTGGATCCGAGAGAGCCTGGGTATTGGTGGGGCTAGAGGCAGGGCCACCGTGGCGAAGCAGCTGGTGAGTGAGGCGAGCCGGGACCATCCGCAGCTAGAACAGGGGCGAGATGAGAACAGGCCAAACCGTGGAGCAGAGAAACAGGCACGGGGTGGGCACTCGGCGACCCTCTAGTCCTGAAGagacaaaaaaaacaaagagaaagggaagTCACTGATGTGTCCCAGGCCAATAGAACCCTCTTGGTAAAGGGACAGAGCCAGcctccccttcccctcacccCACACTCTGGGCCCTGGCTACCCATAGCCACAATTCCATTTTCTCAGCAAGACCTCCTGGGGCTGGAACCCCCCAAGTAGGTCAGCAGGCCCCACCCCAGGCAGGAGGGTGCAGCACCGAATTCTTGAGGGGGGTCTGCCTCAGGTGCCACCAGCTCTCCCCTGCACCCCCAGCCCTAGTCTCCTCTGGGAAAATAAAAGGTTGGGCAGGTGATCCCAGGGTGCCTGGCAGCTCGCAGTCTCTGCGCTGTGGGTGGTGCTTGGTGGACGTGTCCACGCAGGGACCAGGACAGCACAGCCCAGCTTCTAGTCAGCAGCCCCACCCCTTTCAGTCCTGCCCACCCAGCACAGGCTCAAGTACCTGCTTCAGAAAGGCATGGGACCCTTATGGGAAAGGCGGGGCCGCTGGCGGCGAAACTTCCTCCGGCCTCCCTGccagggcccaggcccaggcccgctCCTCTGCCCTCTGGGCTGCACCAGGTGGCGGATATTCCCCTCCTCCAGCCCCTGCAGGTCAGAAGGCTGCATCAGTGGTCCTGTCGGGAGAAGAGAGTGAGAAGGTGAGtgaggaaaagaaaagagaaagacatCAAACTCGTTGCTGTTGAgtagagtcagttccaattcatggtgGCCCCTGAGTGCGTACAGGCTTTTCAAgggtgtgacctttcagaagtcgatcaccaggcctttcttctgaggtgcttctgggccAATTTGAAACTCCAACCTActtggtcagcagccaagtgcattagccatttgcaccactcagggctACTCTAGGAGTGAggatccccacccccaaaccccctgccatgaagtcggttccaactcatagtcaccctgtgaagggtttccgaagctgtaccTCCTCTCAGGAGCAGAGCGCTCCATTTCTAGCTATCAGAGCGGCTGACGGGTTGGaaacaccaaccttgcagttagcgggccACTGTTTACCcaactacactgccagggctccttccaggagcgaggactcaaactcactgccgtggggtCCACggcgactcacagcagccctgtgcgacagcgtagaactgcccccagagagtttccaagactgtaactgttgacgagAGTAGAAGGCCCTGTTTTTCTTCTATGGAGtgcatggtggttttgaactgctgaccttagggttagcagcccaagagtgAGGAGAGTTAATAAAAATGGGCAGGGGCACCAGCGATCGCAGGTCCAGGGTAGAGGGCCACCTCTCCAGGAGGTGGCGCTGCTCATAGTCTTTCTTTGTAGGTTCCCCCCAGATGAAAACAGCTTTTTTCATATTGGTTTGAGGTATGGACCCCATGAGACACAACTTGCAATAGACGTAAATGACATTGTGTCCTTGTGTCAGTTGCATTCTGCTTTTGACTGGTACAAATGTGTCCTTTCTTTGGAACATCACTGGGACTGTAGTTTGGGACATTTTGTCATTAAAACAATTACAATATTTCAAACACAGTTTACAGGGGATGTCCCACCATCCCGCTTCAACAGTTACTACAATGCTGTCCTATACTCGC
It contains:
- the APLN gene encoding apelin; translation: MDVRHCVRALLLLWLALTSVCGGPLMQPSDLQGLEEGNIRHLVQPRGQRSGPGPGPWQGGRRKFRRQRPRLSHKGPMPF